The Flavivirga eckloniae genomic interval AAGTAATATTGGGTTAAATGCTATTGCACAATACACCTATAACAAGCAAAGTAATTTGCCACAAGGCTTGGGAACAGGAACATTGTTTACCAATAATTTCGATTCACCATTACAAGTTAAAAATGGTACATTGCAATACAATAACAGTATGAATTGGAACATAAATATTTAAAAGATGTATATAACTCAAGCTTATAAAGGATTGCATGATTGGTGGCGGTATATAATAGGAGTAATAATTGCCATTTTAGGTGTTTTTGCTTTTTCCTTACCGCATGTAGTAGCCATAATAATCGGTACATTTAAAGGTGATATAGACCAATCGCAAATGAATGATACAAGCTATGTTATGGGACTATTTGAACCTAACTTAAACTTAGTTTTTATATTATTACCTTTTGCCGGTGGATTGTTATTTCTACTATTAGCAGTTAAATATTTACATAAGCAATCGTTAAAACATTTAACAACTACCAGAAAAAAAATAGATTGGAAACGGTTTTGGTTTATTTTCTTTCTATGGGGTATTGTTTCAAGTAGTTTTGTTTTAATTGACTATGTTCTTACACCAGAAGACTATGTATTTAATTTTAAATTGGGTCCCTTTTTAATACTTTGTGTTATTGCCATTGCGCTAATACCTTTACAAACGAGTTTTGAAGAGTATTTATTTAGAGGGTATTTAATGCAAGGGATTGGAATTATTGCAAAAAACAAATGGGTGCCATTAGTCATTACTTCATTGGTTTTTGGCGTGTTACATATTGCAAACCCAGAGGTTGAAAAATTAGGGTATGTTATTATGGTTTATTACATCGGTACAGGATTGGTATTGGGGATAATGACGCTTATGGATGAAGGTATGGAGTTGGCTTTAGGGTTTCATGCTGCAAATAATTTGTTTACGGCCCTTTTGGTTACAGCAGATTGGACAGCTTTTCAAACACATTCTATCTTTAAGGATATGTCAGATCCGCAAACCATGGGAGTTATGGAAATATTTGTTCCCGTATTTGTAGTGTTTCCTATATTGCTTTTTATTCTATCTAAAAAGTACAAATGGACAAATTGGAAGGATAAACTTTTCGGAACCGTTACAGAACCACCAAATGAAAATTATAAAATAATAGAAGATATAGGAAGTGACACCAGAATATAATAAAGTTCATAACAGGTTTAAGCTTAATGGTATTCATTATACATATGAAGACCTTATGGAAGTGGCATATAGTTTTGTTAAAGAGGGTATGCCATACGAAGCACTTATTGGTGAGTTTTTACTCGATTGGTTAGATCATCATGAGGTTATAAAAGTGAATACCTCTGGCTCTACAGGAAAACCAAAACGTATTTCAATTAATAAACAAGCTATGGTAAGTTCTGCCATAGCCACAGGAAATTTTTTCAATTTAAAGCCGGGCGATAAAGCATTACATTGTTTACCATCAAATTTTATAGCTGGTAAAATGATGCTTATTAGAGCTGTCATTCTTGGATTAGAAGTGGATTTGGTAGCACCAACTTTACAACCGGATTTTAACACAAAAACCTATTATGATTTTTGTGCCATGATTCCAGCACAACTGCAAAATTCATTAGATAAGTCTAGTCGAATAAAAACAATTATTGTTGGAGGAGCACCAGTTTCGAGTGCATTGAGGCATGCTGTTCAAGATATACCTTCTAATGTTTATGAAACTTACGGTATGACCGAAACGGTTACCCATATTGCAGTTAAAAAAACAAATAATTTTAACAGTGAAAAAGAAGAAGGGCTTGCAAAAGCCTCTTATTTTCAAACCCTGCCAAATGTTAGGATTTCTCAAGATAAAAGAGATTGCTTAGTAATAGAAGCCCCAGAGCTTTTAAAAGATAAGATTGTAACGAACGATATTGTTAAATGCCATTCGGAAACAGAGTTTGAATGGTTAGGGCGTTACGACAATGTTATAAATTCCGGAGGTCTAAAACTGTTTCCTGAAACGATTGAAGCTAAACTTCAAGATAAAATAAAGGAACGGTATTTTGTAGCTTCAACCCCTCACGAAACTTTAGGAGAACAGCTTGTTCTAGTTCTGGAAGGCGATTCCAATAAGCTTAACGAATCTATTTTTGCTGACTTGGACAAACTTGAAAAACCAAAAAGTGTTTTTGCGGTAAAGGAGTTTGTAGAAACCGATTCAGGAAAAATTCAGCGCAAAAAAACATTGGAGTTATTAGATTTATAACCTTAAGTCGTAACTTTGTCAACTTTTTCAAGACTAATTAGAAAAAAATTATGGATTTTATTAAACGTGTTTTATCTACTGTAACAGGTATTATTGTATTTTTTGTTATCTGTTTTTTAGGTTTTATAATCATTGGACTTTTATTCGGGTCATCATCAGAAGACACCGTACAAGTAAAAACCAATTCTGTTTTAGAATTAACATTGGACTTTCCTATAAAGGATTATGCCGATAAAACAGAGTTTGCAAAATATCCAATTTTGAACGAAGACGAAAAAAATGGTTTATTCAACATTATAGATGCTATTGATTATGCTGCAACTGATAGTAAGATTAAAGGCATTTCAATAGATAACAACTTCATTAGTGCTGGAATTTCACAAATAAGAGCTTTAAGGAATGCTCTGCTTAAATTTAAGGAATCCGGAAAATTTATCGTAGCATACGCCGATGTTTATACACAAAAGGATTATTATTTAAGTTCCGTAGCCGATACGGTTTATATAAATCCAGCTGGTATGATGGAGTTTAAAGGACTCTATTCGGAGCGTTTGTATTTTAAGGATTTTCAAGAAAAATCTGGTTTTAAGATGGAAGTGGTACGATTTGGAAAGTACAAAAGTGCCGCAGAACCATTTTTAGCAAATAAAATGAGTGATGAAAACAGAGAACAAATTTCTGTTTATTTAAATGGTCTTTGGCATGAAATGAAGCAGGATATTTCTAAGAGCAGGAATATTGCACCAGAGCGATTAAACACAATTGCAGATAGCTTGTTGGCAAGAAATGCAGATTTAGCCAAAAACTCTCAGTTAATAGACAAAATAGCTTATCATGACGAATATGTAAGCGATATAAAGAAAGCTGTTAGCGTCTTGCCTAATAAAGATTTAAAAACTATAGCCATTGCAGATTATAGTATTTATGTAGCTAATAAATTGAAAGCTAATAAAAGTAAAAACAAAATAGCTGTTGTTTATGCTGAAGGTGATATAGTTTATGGAGAGGGTAGTAAGGAGAACGTTGGAAATATTGTTATGAATGCCTCTTTAAAAGAGGTGAGAGAAGATGATAGAGTCAAAGCCGTTGTTTTACGTATCAACTCTCCAGGAGGAAGTGCCTTGGCAAGTGAATTAATCTGGAGGGAAATAGAATTAACCAAAGCAGTAAAACCCGTTATTGTTTCAATGGGGGATGTTGCGGCTTCTGGTGGTTATTATATCGCATGTAATGCCGATAAAATTATAGCAGAACCAACAACCATTACTGGAAGTATTGGTGTATTTGGCATGCTACCCAATGGAGAGCAATTAGCAGAAAATATGGGGATTAATGCAGAACAGGTTGTAACGAACAAAAATGCAGTTACTTATAGCTTTTTTGAGCCTTTAAATGAGGAGCAACGCGCTTTTATTAAAGAAGGCATTGTAGATATTTATGAATTATTTACGAGTCGTGTTGCAGAAGGTCGTAGTATGGAACAGGATAGTGTAAAAGTGATTGCCCAAGGGCGTGTATGGACGGG includes:
- a CDS encoding CPBP family intramembrane glutamic endopeptidase, with the protein product MYITQAYKGLHDWWRYIIGVIIAILGVFAFSLPHVVAIIIGTFKGDIDQSQMNDTSYVMGLFEPNLNLVFILLPFAGGLLFLLLAVKYLHKQSLKHLTTTRKKIDWKRFWFIFFLWGIVSSSFVLIDYVLTPEDYVFNFKLGPFLILCVIAIALIPLQTSFEEYLFRGYLMQGIGIIAKNKWVPLVITSLVFGVLHIANPEVEKLGYVIMVYYIGTGLVLGIMTLMDEGMELALGFHAANNLFTALLVTADWTAFQTHSIFKDMSDPQTMGVMEIFVPVFVVFPILLFILSKKYKWTNWKDKLFGTVTEPPNENYKIIEDIGSDTRI
- a CDS encoding AMP-binding protein; this translates as MTPEYNKVHNRFKLNGIHYTYEDLMEVAYSFVKEGMPYEALIGEFLLDWLDHHEVIKVNTSGSTGKPKRISINKQAMVSSAIATGNFFNLKPGDKALHCLPSNFIAGKMMLIRAVILGLEVDLVAPTLQPDFNTKTYYDFCAMIPAQLQNSLDKSSRIKTIIVGGAPVSSALRHAVQDIPSNVYETYGMTETVTHIAVKKTNNFNSEKEEGLAKASYFQTLPNVRISQDKRDCLVIEAPELLKDKIVTNDIVKCHSETEFEWLGRYDNVINSGGLKLFPETIEAKLQDKIKERYFVASTPHETLGEQLVLVLEGDSNKLNESIFADLDKLEKPKSVFAVKEFVETDSGKIQRKKTLELLDL
- the sppA gene encoding signal peptide peptidase SppA, producing the protein MDFIKRVLSTVTGIIVFFVICFLGFIIIGLLFGSSSEDTVQVKTNSVLELTLDFPIKDYADKTEFAKYPILNEDEKNGLFNIIDAIDYAATDSKIKGISIDNNFISAGISQIRALRNALLKFKESGKFIVAYADVYTQKDYYLSSVADTVYINPAGMMEFKGLYSERLYFKDFQEKSGFKMEVVRFGKYKSAAEPFLANKMSDENREQISVYLNGLWHEMKQDISKSRNIAPERLNTIADSLLARNADLAKNSQLIDKIAYHDEYVSDIKKAVSVLPNKDLKTIAIADYSIYVANKLKANKSKNKIAVVYAEGDIVYGEGSKENVGNIVMNASLKEVREDDRVKAVVLRINSPGGSALASELIWREIELTKAVKPVIVSMGDVAASGGYYIACNADKIIAEPTTITGSIGVFGMLPNGEQLAENMGINAEQVVTNKNAVTYSFFEPLNEEQRAFIKEGIVDIYELFTSRVAEGRSMEQDSVKVIAQGRVWTGVDALNNGLVDELGGLDLALQRASEAAEIENYKIKEFPVYEKNLDEMLKDLGLVEAKEALIKEELGEENYRVFKEIKAMSRKKGVQLLFPYSLEIK